The nucleotide window AGAAAGCGAGGATATCCAAGAAGAAATCCTAGAACTGATAGAAGCAGGAAAAAATATTGGTATAAACTTTGGAAAGTTTGTGACACCTAAACAATTATTCAAAATCCTTGTGTGGAAATGGTTTGACGGCATGGTAGAGCCAGTGCAAAAAAAAGGAGTCTTAGCCGAATTCCAGTTGATAGGTGTAATAAACGCCATCAGAATTATCTCTGAATTTAATGGAGTCATAATAGCCGATTCCGTCGGTCTGGGAAAAAGCTTTATTGGGGCAACTATCATTGAGGAATACCTCAGGGGTAAACTTCCTAACTGGGACCCAAATCGCTTTGGAATTAAAAAAGAACGAAAAGCTTTGTTGATATTACCCCCCTCCCTGATACCACAATGGGAGTATCTCTTAACTAGTGGCGAATACTTTTTCTCCAGGAGTGAAGGATTTTATCTAAAGCCCATATCCTCCGGTTCGGCCAGATTTCGAAAGTACACTATATTCCATAAGACAAGGGGAAAAGTGGGGGAAATAGCCTTTCTATCAATGGACAAATTCAGCGCATATTCCCAAGAGGATATTATAAATATGGGGCTCAATTACGACTACGACCTTATCTTGATAGATGAAGCCCACCGGTTGAGAAACCGCGCCACCAAACGCTGGAAGAATGCCCGGGTGCTAAGATTCAAGGACAAATCCATTTCATATCAAAACAAGTTTATACTGCTAACAGCCACACCATTAAACAATACTATCTGGGATATCTATAACCTAATAAAAGTATTTTCTGACGATTTCTTCTCAGCATTTAAATCAAAGGGAATTGATATTACACAGTTATTCATGGAATTCCGCGAAGCCAAGAAAAAATGGAAAGAAGACCCCCTTAAATATGAGGCCCAATTACAGAGAATCGCCCAAAAGATAAAAGAAGAGGTCCTTGACAACACAATGATTCTCAGGACAAGGAAATACATTCTGCAGACGTTTGGAAAAGATGGAAAGATAAAAATTGGTGAGAGAGAGCTAATTTTCCAGGATCCCAAACCAGATAGAGTGACGTACAAAGAGATAACTGGTGGGCAATATCAGAGATATTGGGAATTCATTAAGACACTCCCGGAATACTTTGAGAAACTAGAATTCGAATATGTTAATCTGTATACCAGCGGATATATAATCCTCGGCAGCAGCCCAGAGGAAACAACCCCCGCACAAGCGGAGGAGGAATTCGTCAAAGTATCCCTTTCATCAATACTAAAGCTCTTGCTGGCAAAAAGAATAGAGAGCAGTATTTTCGCTTTTGAGAGAACCCTAAACAAAATGTATGGCAAGAACCACAGTATTTATACTATCCTCAAAAGCTACATTCCCAAATTGAAGGTCGCCAAAACTGATCGTGCTAAGTTCGATAAATATGTCATGAACCTTGGTGAAGACCTCCTTCGTGTACTTCAGAAGGAAGATGTTGAGTCAAAATTACTAACGGAGCTCGGAGAAGAACCCGAGACATACAATACGAAACTCGTTATACTGTCAAAATTCGTTGAAAAAGGTGCTCAGATTCAGCTTCCGGAGTTCAAAACGACAGAGGAACTCCTACACCATGTTCATAGGAAGCATCTAGAGCACGCCCTTATCAGAGGCATGACCTCGGTCTCTTTCAAAATAAAATCAGACATAACTGTAATGAAAGCCATTCTCTCAAAGCTTGAAGAAGTAAAAGTAAGAAAGAATGGCTCAAATGAACCTGAAGTGATAGGATATCTAACAGAAGAATCAGAGAAAATCCCCATATACAATTATTACGATCCAAAACTTGAACGCCTCAAAGAAATAATTAAGACTGAATTTCTACGAAAAAAATGTATCATCTTCACCCAGTACAAAGATACAGCAAAGTATCTTTACGCTTACTTAAGTTATTGGGCACCCAACCAAGCGGCTTTACAGTATTTGGTACGAGGAGATAACCAGTTAAAAATTGGCTTGGTCACAGGAGAACTGGATGTCGAACAGAAGGAGCACATAATAAAACGTTTCGCTCCAATCGCAAACAACAGCAGAGATGTAGCCGAAAGATATGGAGAGATTGAGATTCTAATCTCCACAGACTCCCTCAGTGAAGGTGTGAACCTACAGGACGCCGATGCGGTTATCAACTATGACCTTCCATGGAACCCGATGATAATCGTCCAGAGGGTGGGAAGGGTCAGTCGCATTGGTAATGAAAAGGAAGTTATTGTAAAGAACTTCTTCCCCGCGGAGGAGATAGAGATAACCCTTGGTGTCCTTTCCAAACTCAAGGAAAAAATAAAGGACATAACAATACTCGTAGGCAAGGAGTTCCAGATATTAAGCTCGGATGAAGACGTAAGCCTCGAAACTTTTGGAGAGAAACTAAAGAGTCTTGCCGAACTAAGCTTGAGTCAGCTGGAAGAAACCTCCCAGTCAGAGGAATTCAAGCTGATAAAAGGGGGCATGCCCCAAGATGTGGTTGAGGAATTTGAGCTCCTAGACTACATTCAGAACGAGTTGGGGCTTACTAAGAAAGACTTCGAAGATATAAAGGATCTACTCCACTTCAACCGGCCGCTATATACATTCACTAACATGGGAAGACTGTTTGGAATGGTTGAGATACGTCAGGGGAAGCGAGTGACAGGAAAAAAAGTCTTAGTGGTAGACGAGACGGGAGTGTCTGAAACGGGATGTACCACACTAAAGTACCTATGGACTGAAGCCGGCACTCCCAAATCCCCCAACTTGCCAACCCTTGAAAAAAGATTGAACGCACTTCACAGATACTCCAAAAACACATTATTAGCCAAGCACTCAAAGGGAGCTCCATTAAGGGGATTCATTGCGGAGCTCTATAGAATCATGGAACAACATACGGTTCAAGCAATATTGACAAGAGACGTGACTCCTGAAAGGATTAAACTAGCCAAGACATACCTTTCAATGGCTGAGCTGACCACATCGGAGATAAAAGAGCTAAAAGAACACCTACTAAGAACCGGGGGACTGAAAACAAAGGGTAAAAAACTTGTTCCGGCAGATTTTCCCAGACTTGTGAATGGGATTATAGAGTATTTTGATCGTTTTCACTCGAATATTACTGACAAGAATGTTTCATACAGGCTGATTGGGTGGTGGATGTGATGAGAAGAGGGCACGGAATTGTATGGAAGGACTTTCTCGACTACGAGACCCTTAAGGAGAAACTCAAGAGCATGGGATATCCAGAACTCGACAACGTTAAAACAGTCTGGCAGACGTGGTATAAGGGATACAGTGAGAAGGAAGTGCCTCCCGGGGATGAAGTGTGGTTCCGATTGAGGCCACTGGATATGGATCCGGTTGAAGACAGGGACAGGATACTTATCATAAAGAACTGTGGAGGTAAACACAGAGACTGTGTAAGCTATCTCAGAGCCATCTTAAACCGTGAGACAATAGGGCTTGTTGATCCTGCTGAGGATTACGGTGATGTTGTAGAGAACATGAAATTGCTCTCAAAGGAGGAGTTAAGAAGAACCAGTTTGCCGGGACGCCCCCAATACGCCATCGTTTTTTCAAAAAGAGGACTAACATTCATAGGCCCATCCGCCACCCAGAGCATTGACACCATTATAAAATCTCCAGGCAAAATCTCAACTGCATTTCAGGAAAAACTCAAAAGTTTGGCACGTTCATTCAGCAAGCCGGAGAAGTACGTCGTCGTCTCGATAGATAAGCTAACCGATAAGTCCGTGGCAAAGTATTACCTCCCCAAGGTGTGGCAGGAGATATTTGACAGGAGGGATATTATAGAGGAGTTCTTCCAGCTCTTTAAGCTCGCCAGGGATTACATGTACAGGGAACTTCAGGGAATAACCGACGACATGGAAAAACGTCAATTCGTGGATGAGTTCATGCTCCAGCTTCTGATCGTGTGGTACCTCCAGTCAAAGGGCTTCCTCCCAGAAGGGAATGAAAAACCGTACCTAATTGAAAAGTTCCTCGAAGTGAAGGATAAGGGGGAGTACTCCTACTTCGAATTCCTCAAGAAGCTGTTTAACGTTATGATGGGTAACGTTGAAGGCTGCGAGTTGGGAGAGGACGGGGCATTTGCAGAGTGTCCTGACCTCGGAAGAGTTTTCATAACCGGCCCCGCACCCTTCTTAACATCCCTCGAAAAAATTGAACAGGTAAGGATCCCAAACAGGGTCTTCTACTTCTCCACAGAAGACGGTATAAAAAGGGGACTGCATTATCTGATAACGGTCAACCCCCTGAGAAGCAGGGGAAACAAAAATCTCCTTGAGAGCATGCTTCAGGATGAGCTGAATGAAGGGGGTGTTCCAGTTTTAGCCATTTTCGAGAGCAGGGACTGGACTGTAGAGGGCGTCGATGGAGAGATAGATAGGTATGTTATCGGGGCAATATTCGAAAAGCTCCTTGACCCCGAAGCCAGAAAGGGCAGGGGGGCGTATTACACGCCCGAAGAAATAACCAAGTACATCGCTGAGAACACCATAAAACCCTACCTCATTGATAAGTTAAACCAGAAATTCGGGACGAAGTACCAGACACTGGATGAATTCTTTAATGATGAAAAAGCAGATAGGACTTTAAAAGAAAGGCAGTATGAGTTCCTGTTCAATGAACTGAGGAATTTAAAGGTACTTGATCCTGCAGTTGGCAGCGGCCATTTCCTTGAGAGTGCCATTGAAGTTCTGGTCGATATCTACAGGCAGATACGAAATGCAGTTCTCGAATATGGCTTTGACGAGTTAAAGTTCACCATAACCACAGCCGATAAAAAAGGAGAACTCGTTAACATCCCCATAACAAAACTCAGGGCGGGCGATGAATTCAAGTTGAAGATCATGTTTTATGTCATAATCTCCCGCAACATCTACGGAGTTGATATTGACCCAAGGGCCGTCAGCCTGGCGAGGGCGAGGCTTTTCCTGACGCTGACGGAGAGCTTCGATCCAAGCGGCATCTATATCCGGTTCCCCAACGTCCACTTCAATATACGTCCAGGGAACAGTTTGATAGGATTCACAACAATCGAGGAACTTCAGAATCTCCTGATGAAGGAGGAGAAAAACAGGCTTGACAGATGGCTCACCCTTACCAAACGTCCCCCCAGAGGGAGCTCTTCCAGGGCCAACTTATCACTGAGCACGGATACAAAAGAATACATAGAATCCATCGAGAAGAAGCTCAATTCGACCACAAGCAAAGGAGTAGTCGACGAATTAAGGATATTGAAAGCGAATTTAGATTCACAGCTCACCAGAGAGCTCATGATGCGCTTTTTAAGGTTGAAGAGCAGGCTGGCGGAAATACTGCTCGTATCACTGGACACCAGGCACGCACGCGAGATAATCAGACTGCTGGAGGAGATGACGGGTGCCGTAAACGGTAACCTCAACCGCGAGTTTGCGGAGATTCTGGCAGAACGCATAAGAGAGAAGGAGGGGAAGAAGGGTAGGATAACAAGCGACCAGCTTAAGGAGCTCCTGGATGACCTCTCAAAGATCGGCTCCTTCCACTGGCCCTGGGAGTTCCCCGAGGTGTTTATGAGGGAAAACCCCGGGTTTGACGTGGTTATAGGGAACCCGCCATATGGGGAGATAAACAGGATTGTCCCGGATGAAGACCTCGCAAAGCTGTTGAGTTTGATGTTCAAAAGTAAAAAAGTATCCGGATATAGGTTGCAGGGTGAAGGGAGAAAAGTCAACATATACAAAGTCTTCCTTGAACGCTCCTATGATCTCTTAACAACACACGGTTACTTTGGGATGATATTCCCCGCGCCGTTCCTCAACGACTCCACCTCCATAGGGCTCAGGAAAACCTTCTTTGAAAAAGGGGTTGTGGAAAGGATACTTGAGTTCCCGGAGAAGACGAGGGTATTCAAGGGTGTGACACAGGCTGTGACGGTGATGCTTCTTCAAAAAGTTTATGAAAAAGATGGGAACGGGGAAACTGGAGACTATGATTTTGGGCTCGTGGCTGGAATAGCACCACCGGAACTCGGAGACCTCGATGGGCTGACTCCGGTGAAAGTCAACAAAACCTCCCTTAAGGGACTAACGGATGGGACTTATACAGTGCCCCTCATAAAGAACCAGGAAGAGTGGGACAAACTCTCCCGTCTTTCGGAGCTACCAAAACTCAACACTTTTGGGATTGAAATGAAACAGGGCGATATCAATGAAACAAAAGATAAGGAGTTCCTCGGCGACGAACCCGGCGATCCCAAGGTGCTCCTCATAAAGGGCATCCACCTGGATCGCTACTACGTCGACCTCCGACCGGATGGCCCAAAGCCGAGGTGGGTAAAGGACTTTAACAGGTTGCTCGAAAAGTATCCCTCCGTCAGTGAGAACATAAAGAAGGAAAGAATCGGATGGAGGGCAGTTGTCAACAAGGCACAGGTGCCCAGGTTGAAGTTTTCGCTGATACCGAAAAACGTCGTGCTCACCCACGCGGTCGACTTTATGGTGGTGAACGAAGGCGGGGTGTCCCCAAAATACCTCCTTGCCCTCCTCAACTCCCGTCTTCTCGACTGGTTTTTCCAGAAGTTCTCCTCATCAAATAATGTTACGATGCCCGAGGTCAGGAGGTTGCCCATAGTAATCGCCGATAAAAAAACACAGAGCGTCCTCGGAAGGCTCGTGGAATATTTAACATTCTTGAAGGTTATGGAAAGGGAAGCTAGAGATAAAAGAGACGCCCTTAGATGTAGGGAGCTGTTCAAGTTCTTCGATGATTTGAGGGAGGTGATAGTTTGCTCGCTATACTTTGGGGAAAAGGGTGTTCCCGTCGATGAGATCGAGGGGTTGCTTGAGGATATACAATTCGACGAGTGGTTCGCGGAATACCACATTAGGGGACTGACTGGAGAAAGAGAAAAGTTCGATGAGCTATCCAAGGAGATATTTACCAGGGTTGAGAAGATAGGCTCATCAATTATGAAGAAACTCGACAGAGAACGCATTTTCACGGCATTACAGTATGAACCGATAATCCCCATTGAGAAAAGATTTCAGAGACCACTGATTTAGTATCTCTTTGATTATTTATTGTCGACGATTTAGTGTATTAGCTCTCAATTTTTTAATATCCTTTTCACTATCTATCCTTTTTCCTGAGGCTATTCTCATTCCAAACCAAAAAAGACAAATCCCCCTTAATACCACCCCCAAAATCCGGCAGACATCGAGTCCATACTCTTCCCGCAGTGTATTTAATATCCGCCCCGCTTCCTCTGCTTTTAAAAACCTGCCATCAAGATACACCTCAATATCATCGCAGGAGTCCCCATAAACCTCAAGTAGCCCCAGGGGAGTTGGTAGAAGGAGTGTTGCCCCACGGTCATTCACCGGGGGAAAATTCACGGGGCGCACTTCCCTACGTTCAACGAGCAGTGCGCGTAGAACGAACCGCCTCCCCCCACCTCTGACCTTCAGTATAATCCGCTCCACCCCCGAGGAGGTTATAGCATTAATAAGCTCCTGTGGATTGACGTTCTCGGAGTGCTGAAGCTCCAGTATTGTACCCTCATATGTTATGAACGTGATGTATTCGTATACGGAGACCTCATCGGGTCGAAGTTTCATCTCCCTACCATCCCCTAAGAGGAGAACAACCTCCGGCGGCATGGAGGAGCCTCCCAACCATTCCCCAAAATCTTCCATAACACCACCGTCACATTATTGGGTTTTGGATATTAAAAATATGGTCACAACAAAAGGCTAATATCCTAGAAAAACAGAACTCACATGGGGGATGGAAAATGGCTTACTGGCTCTGTATAACCAATAGAGATAATTGGGAAGTTATAAAAGAAAAGAACGTCTGGGGCGTTGCTAAGAGACACAGGAACACAATCGCTAAAGTCAAGCCCGGTGATAAGCTCGTCTTCTACGTCAAGCAGGAGCGAAAGAACAAGGAAATCCTTGAGCCAAAGATCGTCGGAATTTATGAGGTCGTGAGCGAGCCTTATACTGACTCAAGCAAGATATTCAAGAGCCCGCCGCATCTCAACGAGACCTATCCTCTCAGGATCAAGGTCAAGCCCGTAAAGCTCGGCGAGGTTGACTTCAAGCCCCTCATCCCAAAGCTCAACTTCATCACCAACAAGAAGCGCTGGAGCGGGCACCTGATGGGTAAGGCGATGAGAGAAATCCAGGAGGGAGACTACAGGCTGATTGAAAGCCTGCTTTGACCTCATCCCCCATGTAAACAGTTCGGATTTTTGTCGTTGTTCACTCCTTCGGAGAGCTAACCGAGCCGAGCTCAAAAGTTAAAGAAAAACTCAATTGAACCCGATCTCTTTGAGGAGTTCGACGACCCTGTTGAAGGGCTCAGCAAGAACCTCCTCGTCCCAGAACTCGTCCGGCACAGCCATCTTCGCGTGAACCTTACCGTCTTCCTCATAAAGGAGCAGGTGGCACGGCGCAACCATGCCGATCTCCTCATTCCTCTTCCACAGCTCGTAAAAGATCTTAGCATTGCACAGGCCAAGAGTCTTGTACTTCGGCATGTCAATGCCGAGCTTGTTCTTCACAACAGCCGTGAAGTCCTGCTCCCAGACGACGGCAAAACCAGCCTGCGGAAGAACCTCCTTGACTTTCGCCTCAGCCTCATCGAAAGTCCCATTAAACACTAACCTGGCCTCAATCATTTAACACACCCCCAACCATCCCATTCAATCCATTTATTG belongs to Thermococcus camini and includes:
- a CDS encoding helicase-related protein yields the protein MVMKITGEIKVIDNTKKPLSEYIKKELLKSRNAKFAVGYFYLSGWNLINDGVPSAAPKDFLKLVIGNSPDIDAGISKDEFKLRFLEEISKHSNSDTVENLCNLIRNEIVKIRAYTQGRLHSKLYLFTGDNRQVAIVGSSNLTSAGLFKNKELNIILQNVDTIKELDKWFEELWEESEDIQEEILELIEAGKNIGINFGKFVTPKQLFKILVWKWFDGMVEPVQKKGVLAEFQLIGVINAIRIISEFNGVIIADSVGLGKSFIGATIIEEYLRGKLPNWDPNRFGIKKERKALLILPPSLIPQWEYLLTSGEYFFSRSEGFYLKPISSGSARFRKYTIFHKTRGKVGEIAFLSMDKFSAYSQEDIINMGLNYDYDLILIDEAHRLRNRATKRWKNARVLRFKDKSISYQNKFILLTATPLNNTIWDIYNLIKVFSDDFFSAFKSKGIDITQLFMEFREAKKKWKEDPLKYEAQLQRIAQKIKEEVLDNTMILRTRKYILQTFGKDGKIKIGERELIFQDPKPDRVTYKEITGGQYQRYWEFIKTLPEYFEKLEFEYVNLYTSGYIILGSSPEETTPAQAEEEFVKVSLSSILKLLLAKRIESSIFAFERTLNKMYGKNHSIYTILKSYIPKLKVAKTDRAKFDKYVMNLGEDLLRVLQKEDVESKLLTELGEEPETYNTKLVILSKFVEKGAQIQLPEFKTTEELLHHVHRKHLEHALIRGMTSVSFKIKSDITVMKAILSKLEEVKVRKNGSNEPEVIGYLTEESEKIPIYNYYDPKLERLKEIIKTEFLRKKCIIFTQYKDTAKYLYAYLSYWAPNQAALQYLVRGDNQLKIGLVTGELDVEQKEHIIKRFAPIANNSRDVAERYGEIEILISTDSLSEGVNLQDADAVINYDLPWNPMIIVQRVGRVSRIGNEKEVIVKNFFPAEEIEITLGVLSKLKEKIKDITILVGKEFQILSSDEDVSLETFGEKLKSLAELSLSQLEETSQSEEFKLIKGGMPQDVVEEFELLDYIQNELGLTKKDFEDIKDLLHFNRPLYTFTNMGRLFGMVEIRQGKRVTGKKVLVVDETGVSETGCTTLKYLWTEAGTPKSPNLPTLEKRLNALHRYSKNTLLAKHSKGAPLRGFIAELYRIMEQHTVQAILTRDVTPERIKLAKTYLSMAELTTSEIKELKEHLLRTGGLKTKGKKLVPADFPRLVNGIIEYFDRFHSNITDKNVSYRLIGWWM
- a CDS encoding EVE domain-containing protein, with amino-acid sequence MAYWLCITNRDNWEVIKEKNVWGVAKRHRNTIAKVKPGDKLVFYVKQERKNKEILEPKIVGIYEVVSEPYTDSSKIFKSPPHLNETYPLRIKVKPVKLGEVDFKPLIPKLNFITNKKRWSGHLMGKAMREIQEGDYRLIESLL
- a CDS encoding Eco57I restriction-modification methylase domain-containing protein, encoding MRRGHGIVWKDFLDYETLKEKLKSMGYPELDNVKTVWQTWYKGYSEKEVPPGDEVWFRLRPLDMDPVEDRDRILIIKNCGGKHRDCVSYLRAILNRETIGLVDPAEDYGDVVENMKLLSKEELRRTSLPGRPQYAIVFSKRGLTFIGPSATQSIDTIIKSPGKISTAFQEKLKSLARSFSKPEKYVVVSIDKLTDKSVAKYYLPKVWQEIFDRRDIIEEFFQLFKLARDYMYRELQGITDDMEKRQFVDEFMLQLLIVWYLQSKGFLPEGNEKPYLIEKFLEVKDKGEYSYFEFLKKLFNVMMGNVEGCELGEDGAFAECPDLGRVFITGPAPFLTSLEKIEQVRIPNRVFYFSTEDGIKRGLHYLITVNPLRSRGNKNLLESMLQDELNEGGVPVLAIFESRDWTVEGVDGEIDRYVIGAIFEKLLDPEARKGRGAYYTPEEITKYIAENTIKPYLIDKLNQKFGTKYQTLDEFFNDEKADRTLKERQYEFLFNELRNLKVLDPAVGSGHFLESAIEVLVDIYRQIRNAVLEYGFDELKFTITTADKKGELVNIPITKLRAGDEFKLKIMFYVIISRNIYGVDIDPRAVSLARARLFLTLTESFDPSGIYIRFPNVHFNIRPGNSLIGFTTIEELQNLLMKEEKNRLDRWLTLTKRPPRGSSSRANLSLSTDTKEYIESIEKKLNSTTSKGVVDELRILKANLDSQLTRELMMRFLRLKSRLAEILLVSLDTRHAREIIRLLEEMTGAVNGNLNREFAEILAERIREKEGKKGRITSDQLKELLDDLSKIGSFHWPWEFPEVFMRENPGFDVVIGNPPYGEINRIVPDEDLAKLLSLMFKSKKVSGYRLQGEGRKVNIYKVFLERSYDLLTTHGYFGMIFPAPFLNDSTSIGLRKTFFEKGVVERILEFPEKTRVFKGVTQAVTVMLLQKVYEKDGNGETGDYDFGLVAGIAPPELGDLDGLTPVKVNKTSLKGLTDGTYTVPLIKNQEEWDKLSRLSELPKLNTFGIEMKQGDINETKDKEFLGDEPGDPKVLLIKGIHLDRYYVDLRPDGPKPRWVKDFNRLLEKYPSVSENIKKERIGWRAVVNKAQVPRLKFSLIPKNVVLTHAVDFMVVNEGGVSPKYLLALLNSRLLDWFFQKFSSSNNVTMPEVRRLPIVIADKKTQSVLGRLVEYLTFLKVMEREARDKRDALRCRELFKFFDDLREVIVCSLYFGEKGVPVDEIEGLLEDIQFDEWFAEYHIRGLTGEREKFDELSKEIFTRVEKIGSSIMKKLDRERIFTALQYEPIIPIEKRFQRPLI
- a CDS encoding DUF302 domain-containing protein → MIEARLVFNGTFDEAEAKVKEVLPQAGFAVVWEQDFTAVVKNKLGIDMPKYKTLGLCNAKIFYELWKRNEEIGMVAPCHLLLYEEDGKVHAKMAVPDEFWDEEVLAEPFNRVVELLKEIGFN